GTTCGTCACCTATGTCATCACAAAGGTTACGCACTTTGATGATGCCCGTCGCCTATATGAAACTTGTAGGTGACAGACCATAAATATGGCCCATCACCTGTAAGAAAGGTGACGTGCTTATATGTTGCACATCACCTATGTAATAATAAGAAAGATGACGGTCAATGTTTTAGGGAGGCCCCCAAGGTGTCAAAGGTGACGTGCATCATCTTCGAGCATCGCCCATATCGCAAAGGTGACACGCAACAACAATGTGTCACCTTTGTGCGTGTCACTATAGATCGTTTCTTACCTAGTGCACTCTGGCCCAAAGGCCCATTGTgcccttccttttcttttgaccCAGTGCTGGCTCATTCTCCATCGGCTGCCCGTTCAACAGATTGGCATATACCATTATTGGTGTCAACAGAATTTAAGTGAAACGTCTTACGGGAGCCATCTAGTTCATTTAGTTTTCTTTGCGAGAATAAGAATGCTTGGCACCGCTCTATAATTATTAACTTGTGACTAATTAATCTaggtttatttttattttatgattctTGCTAGGCTACCATCACTAGAGTAGATGGAGCCCTGTCAAAGGGGGCCTTGGTATTTTCTATGGTAATTTCATGACCTTTGCAATGAATGAATTTATGTGACCTATTACATCCTAATGGTGCATAGGATTCCAAGGAGAGGTGATATAAtaggagtagatcaagatatcatggGCAAAATTTACGTTAAACCTATGTAATCATTTATATAGAGTCCTTTGTAATCAACTAGAGATAGATCCTCAATTGATATCAAGCTTTACCCCTCGTagtcactaccggaaaccggtCATACGCCGAGTGTCGctgggtttgccgagtgcaaaaatatgggcactcggcaaactgcCTATTTGCCGAGTGGGAGAAGaaatgcactcggcaaaaagggtagtttgccgagtgtccccaaaggagcactcggcaaaccaatcgtttgccgagtgtccactagggggcactcggcaaaccgccTCACCCCGCAACACCCGTCAACGGTACTGTGACGGCCGTgatatttgccgagtgtccaacgttagacactcggcaaatacacttctttgccgagtgccacattgtgacactcggcaaatatttaataaatttttttcttccaCCTTTCAAACTTTTGTGTCTGTTCTCACACGATAAGATTCACTGCATATTAAAATTTCATATATTTTCCCTAATGTTTTCTATATTTGCTCAATTTCTTTCATTAAAAGACTATTCTTGGAAAAATTCAAAGTTGTACTGCATGTTTTTGAAATAATGTACTATAATGAATGGAAAATTGATATTCATATTACTGAGTCAAATTTGAGTCACTGTCGAagatttgaaagaaaaaatcgAATATCTTGTACATGAAATATGACCACGAACATATGGCTAAATagattttaaattctataaaaagcaaatgaagtctgaaaatcatgagatttgtCATGATACCATGATATCATATGTGGAGAGTGTGATAAAAAAACTGAGAAGGTTTTGCAAAAGTTTTGACATATATAGCTTACGAAATGAGACATCTCCAAAGAAGTTCCATAGACAATAGAGGATTCATTAAGATTTTGAGTAATAATGATGATCGAattggagtttgaattcaaatattttTGTATAGGCAATAGACAAGATGGAATGTTCTCTGTtaaattttggatattttttgaatccgtttgataattttaattttttttgcaactacACTATGAAATTGATgtaatttgaatttgaactaaTATTGAATGAAATAATGGAATTTTCTTTCGTTGACGCATCAGTAGGAACTATTCAGTGAATTTGGAAAGGCATTTTAATGGAAAAGTTGAACAAATTTACTCAAACACATATTCAATTAGAATAATTAGTTGAAATAAAATGCATTTGAGCTATACATATGCATGAAATAGGAATTGCTGACTTATTTGGCAAAGTATTTtttaaattatattaaaaaaaattaagtgaaaaatatttaaacaatgaaataaaaaaatacatttgccgagtgtctagACAAGGACACTCGGCGAACACAATCTTCGTTGAGTGTCCCAGATCTCAACACTCGGCACATTCTATCTTTGCCCAAGTGTTCCAGAtcggggcactcggcaaacacccCCTCCCCATCACTTATCCAGAACAAACACACAGGCACCAGTGCACCACACACACCGCTGCTGCTCGCCTGCCTGCTCCCTTCtgcgctcgccacagcgccgccgctcctcgtccgcgccaccgcgccggcccgcctccgcctccgcctgcgCTCGCCCCCGTGCCGGACCGCCTGCGCTCGCCCCCGCGGCCGGACCCCCtgcgctcgccaccgccgcccgccaagGCCGCCGGGTGAGCTTCCTCCTCAACGCCGCCTGcgctcaccaccgccgccgcctgcgctcgCCCCCGCGCCAGACCGCCTGCGCTCGCCCCCGCGCCAGACCGCCTGCGCTCGCCCCCGCGCCAGACCGCCTGCGCTGCGAGCACCGCCGGCCGACGCAGCGCCGCAGCCAGCCCGTCTGCGCAGCTCCGGCCACCAGGAGCTCGTCGTCTGAGTTCGAGGTCACCTCCAGGAAGAAGAGTCCGAGGGCCACCAGGAGCTCGTCGGCGAGCCTGGATCTTCACCTCAACGACCCGCTGCCCCTCGACTGGGAACAGTGCCTCGACCTCCATGTGAGTGATGGATATTTGATTTTGTACAATTAGATTCAAATAATAGTTTTTGTTTCAAGTTCTTGAACCTGATTGATTTTGACTGGGAGATGTTCATTAGAGGCGTGTTTAGAATTGCAAGGAGATTTGCCTGCGCAGGTGTTTCCTCTCGCATTTTTTGTTGGCCCGAGAGCTGTCGATTCAGTCTGCAGTTACTTCTGAATCTTTTGCTTGTACCTGATGATTCAATACGTGTATATATAAAAGACTATAGTTTCTGAACTGCTTTCATCTAATGATCATGCCAGGGGCAAAATGTCATCTCAAAGTTCAGTTCAGAAGCAATTTATATGCAGAAAACCGAAACATATCTTTTAAAGAGCATTGGACTtttggtaaaaaaaagagagcaatGGACCAAATTTCACTGGTGTTGCAAAATCCTTGGGAGGTATGACCTTGCACCCTGTTCAAAATTCAGAGTATTTCACATATTAGTCATTTTGGTCTTTGGGTGCTGTAGGAACTATTATGTTTGAGATGTTCACCCAATTTCATAACTCAGAACATCATTACATTACAATGAACAGGCATGTTTCATAAGCTGCCTTGTACTGTATTGTTGTTTACTTTGAATATGTGTTTACTTTGAATATGGAGAACTGAGGGAGAAAACTGAGAAACTGAAGTGTTCACAGGTTGCATTCTTATCGGCCAATGTGGGTTTAGAtgctcc
The nucleotide sequence above comes from Panicum virgatum strain AP13 chromosome 3K, P.virgatum_v5, whole genome shotgun sequence. Encoded proteins:
- the LOC120701033 gene encoding serine/arginine-rich splicing factor SR45-like, which translates into the protein MPKISTLGTFYLCPSVPDRGTRQTPPPHHLSRTNTQAPVHHTHRCCSPACSLLRSPQRRRSSSAPPRRPASASACARPRAGPPALAPAAGPPALATAARQGRRVSFLLNAACAHHRRRLRSPPRQTACARPRARPPALAPAPDRLRCEHRRPTQRRSQPVCAAPATRSSSSEFEVTSRKKSPRATRSSSASLDLHLNDPLPLDWEQCLDLHGQNVISKFSSEAIYMQKTETYLLKSIGLLVKKREQWTKFHWCCKILGRNYYV